A window of the Hordeum vulgare subsp. vulgare chromosome 5H, MorexV3_pseudomolecules_assembly, whole genome shotgun sequence genome harbors these coding sequences:
- the LOC123452119 gene encoding homeobox-leucine zipper protein HOX32, giving the protein MAGAMVVHGGHGGHGGGRDRDRDRSSPGGGSGGAPQVDTGKYVRYTPEQVDALERVYSECPKPSSLRRQQLIRECPILSNIEPKQIKVWFQNRRCREKQRKEASRLQTVNRKLSAMNKLLMEENDRLQKQVSRLVYENGYMRTHLSNPSVATTDTSCESVVTSGQHQQQQNAVVPRPQRDANNPAGLLAIAEETLAEFLSKATGTAVDWVQMVGMKPGPDSIGIIAVSHNCSGVAARACGLVSLEPTKVAEILKDRPSWYRDCRCVDVLQIIPTGNGGTIELIYMQTYAPTTLAAPRDFWILRYTSGLEDGSLVICERSLTQATGGPSGPNTPNFVRAEVLPSGYLIRPCEGGGSMIHIVDHVDLDAWSVPEVLRPLYESPKILAQKMTIAALRHIRQIAHESSGEMPYGGGRQPAVLRTFSQRLSRGFNDAVNGFLDDGWSLMSSDGAEDVTIAINSSPNKLAGTHVNPSQMFSAIGGGVLCAKASMLLQNVPPALLVRFLREHRSEWADPGVDAYSAAALRASPYAVPGLRASGFMGSQVILPLAHTLEHEEFLEVIRLEGHSLCHDEVVLSRDMYLLQLCSGVDENAAGACAQLVFAPIDESFADDAPLLPSGFRVIPLDAKTDAPSATRTLDLASTLEVGPGGTRAPSDASSTSNTRSVLTIAFQFSYENHLRESVAAMARQYVRTVVASVQRVAMAIAPSRPGGQIEMKNPPGSPEAHTLARWIGRSYRFHTGAELLCTESQSADASLKALWQHSDSIMCCSLKAAPVFTFANQAGLDMLETTLIALQDISLEKILDDDGRKALCSEFPKIMQQGFAYLPGGVCVSSMGRPVSYEQAVAWKVLGDDDAPHCLAFMFVNWSFV; this is encoded by the exons ATGGCGGGGGCGATGGTGGTGCACGGCGGGCACGGCGGGCACGGCGGGGGCAGGGACCGGGACCGGGACAGGTCGTCGcccggcggcggcagcggcggggcGCCGCAGGTGGACACGGGCAAGTACGTGCGCTACACCCCCGAGCAGGTGGATGCGCTGGAGCGCGTCTACAGCGAGTGCCCCAAGCCCAGCTCGCTCCGCCGGCAGCAGCTCATACGCGAGTGCCCCATACTCAGCAACATCGAGCCCAAGCAGATCAAGGTCTGGTTCCAGAACCGCAG ATGCCGCGAGAAGCAACGGAAGGAGGCCTCTCGCCTGCAGACTGTGAACCGGAAGCTGTCTGCGATGAACAAGCTGCTGATGGAGGAGAACGACAGGCTGCAGAAGCAGGTGTCCCGTCTCGTCTACGAGAACGGCTACATGCGGACGCACCTCAGTAAT CCTTCTGTGGCGACTACAGACACAAGCTGTGAGTCTGTTGTTACTAGTGGtcagcaccagcagcagcagaacGCAGTAGTTCCGCGTCCGCAAAGGGACGCGAACAACCCAGCAGG TCTACTCGCTATCGCTGAGGAGACATTGGCAGAGTTCCTGTCCAAGGCGACGGGAACTGCTGTCGATTGGGTGCAAATGGTTGGGATGAAG CCTGGTCCGGATTCCATTGGAATCATTGCTGTATCGCACAATTGTAGTGGCGTAGCAGCCCGAGCTTGTGGCCTTGTGAGCCTTGAGCCCACAAAG GTTGCCGAGATCCTCAAGGATCGCCCCTCTTGGTATCGTGACTGTCGGTGTGTGGATGTGCTCCAGATTATCCCTACGGGTAATGGTGGAACTATTGAGCTCATCTACATGCAG ACTTATGCACCGACAACTTTGGCGGCACCGCGTGACTTTTGGATTCTCCGCTACACTAGCGGTCTTGAAGACGGCAGTCTTGTG ATCTGTGAGAGATCGTTGACTCAAGCCACTGGGGGTCCATCAGGAcctaacactccaaattttgtccGAGCCGAGGTGCTACCTAGTGGCTATTTAATCCGCCCTTGCGAGGGGGGTGGCTCTATGATCCACATTGTAGATCATGTTGATTTAGAT GCTTGGAGTGTGCCTGAGGTCCTTAGACCACTTTATGAGTCTCCAAAGATTCTTGCGCAGAAGATGACAATTGCT GCTCTGCGTCACATTAGGCAGATTGCACATGAATCAAGTGGAGAAATGCCCTATGGAGGGGGGCGCCAGCCAGCAGTTTTAAGAACATTTAGTCAGAGATTGAGCAG AGGTTTCAATGATGCTGTTAATGGATTTCTGGATGATGGCTGGTCACTGATGAGCAGTGATGGTGCTGAGGATGTTACAATTGCTATCAACTCATCTCCAAACAAACTTGCTGGAACTCATGTCAACCCCTCCCAGATGTTTTCTGCAATTGGGGGTGGCGTCTTATGTGCCAAGGCTTCAATGTTGCTGCAG AATGTACCGCCTGCTCTACTAGTACGGTTTCTGAGGGAGCATCGCTCTGAATGGGCTGATCCTGGTGTTGATGCTTATTCCGCCGCTGCTTTGCGAGCTAGTCCTTATGCAGTTCCTGGTCTACGAGCGAGTGGGTTTATGGGCAGTCAGGTTATCCTGCCACTTGCACATACCTTAGAGCATGAAGAG TTCTTGGAGGTTATTAGACTCGAGGGACACAGTCTCTGTCATGATGAAGTTGTTCTATCAAGAGATATGTATCTTCTGCAG TTATGCAGCGGTGTCGATGAGAATGCTGCTGGTGCTTGTGCACAGCTTGTCTTTGCGCCGATTGATGAATCGTTTGCTGATGATGCTCCACTGCTACCCTCGGGCTTCCGTGTGATACCACTTGATGCCAAGACG GATGCACCGTCTGCAACACGTACACTTGACCTTGCATCCACTCTTGAGGTTGGACCTGGTGGGACTCGTGCTCCCAGTGACGCATCCAGCACCAGCAACACAAGATCAGTGCTTACCATTGCTTTCCAGTTCTCATATGAGAACCACCTACGAGAGAGTGTCGCGGCAATGGCGAGGCAGTATGTGAGGACTGTGGTGGCATCAGTGCAGAGGGTGGCCATGGCAATTGCACCTTCTCGTCCTGGTGGACAGATCGAAATGAAGAACCCTCCAGGATCCCCTGAGGCTCACACGCTTGCGAGGTGGATCGGCAGGAGCTACAG GTTTCACACCGGGGCGGAACTCCTTTGCACGGAGTCACAGAGCGCGGACGCTTCCCTGAAAGCGCTGTGGCAGCACTCGGATTCAATCATGTGCTGTTCCCTGAAG GCAGCTCCTGTGTTCACCTTCGCCAACCAGGCCGGCCTGGACATGCTGGAGACGACGCTGATTGCGCTCCAGGACATCTCGCTGGAGAAGATCCTCGACGACGATGGCCGCAAGGCGCTGTGCTCCGAGTTCCCCAAAATCATGCAGCAG GGTTTCGCGTACCTCCCAGGCGGCGTGTGCGTGTCGAGCATGGGGCGGCCGGTGTCGTACGAGCAGGCGGTGGCGTGGAAGGTGCTGGGCGACGACGACGCGCCGCACTGCCTCGCCTTCATGTTCGTCAACTGGTCCTTCGTGTAG